GTGTCGACATGGCCTCCTAGACCAGATCCCCTGCCACTGGTTCTGCTATACGCCCCAATGTCCCGATGGCTTGCCGTCGTCGGCTCCGCGGCGCCGCGGAAGGCGCCGGGACGGCCGCGAGGTACGCTATAGTATTGCGCTCCATGGACCGCAAGCCACGACCTTGCTGATCGATTCCGGCCCGGTCGTGCCACGACAAGAACCGAGAGCGACGCGCACCTGAAGCGCCACACCAATGGCTTTCCCCGAACTGATTCGGCGCCTCGGTGTTGCCGTCATCGCGTTGCTCGTGAGCCTGCTGATCACCGAAGTCGCGGTCAGGATCCACGGTCGATCCAACACGTTCTACGACCTCGAGATGTCCCGGTACGCTCTGGAGGTGAAGGAATCCTCGACGAACCCTAGCATCGGGCACGTCCATCGCGCTGGAGCCCGGGCGCGACTGATGGATGTGCAGGTCGAGATCAACTCGGACGGGTTTCGCGATCACGACTATTCGATCGAAAAGCCCCCGGGAACGAGGCGCTTGGTCTTCCTGGGTGATTCCTTGACATTTGGCTGGGGAGTGGAATCCGACCAGACTTTCGAGGCGCGCCTGGAGCGAATCCTCAACGACGAGAGTCCGACGGAGGTGCTCAACTTCGGCACCGGGAACTACAACACCGAGCAGTCCGTCCACCTCTTCTTCGAGAAAGGTCTCAGATACCAGCCGGACGGCGTAGTGGTCTTCTACTTCATCAACGATGCTGAAGAGACCCCGGCAAGGTCCAAGTGGATGGGCCTCGGCCACAGCAGGGCCGTGACCTTCTTCTGGTCGCGAATCCAGGCTGCGCTCAGCAACCTGGGATGGAAGCGCTCCTTCCAGGACACCTATTCGAGCCTGTACGGTGATGACAGCCCCGGCTGGGTCAAGGCGAAGCAGGCGTTTGACGAACTGAGCTCCGTTTGCGACCGCAACGGTATCGATCTCAAGGTGGTTATACTGCCCGAGCTGCATCAGCTGGTCGACTACCCCTTTGCCGCAGAGCATGAGTTGCTGCATACCTTCCTGGATCAACAGGGGATCGAATACCTCGACCTGGTTCCGTTCTTCGCCAACGAGAGCAACCCGCGTCGGTTCTGGGTCGCACCCGATGACGCCCATCCAAACACGCTAGGCCACGAGCGGATCGCCGTCTCCACGGCGCCTTTCCTCACCGATGAGCAACCGACCGCTGACTAGAAGGCCGCAAAGGTCGAACTTCAGGAAGGCCCTGCGCCTGTTCCTGATCTGCGTCGCAGTCTACGCGCTCGTTGTCTTGATGTTGATGCTGCTGTCGGCAGGCTCCGAGGAGCTGCCGTTTACCTACCAGATCTTCTAGAGTCTCAACGCCTCGTCAGCAGATCCCGCACGACGATGGCCTCTCGAATCTGGTCGGCGATGAGGCCGTGGGCCACGGCATTGGGGTGGCCATCGCTCTCATGGAGAACGAGCGACCCTTCCGGCAACGTCTCGAGCAGGGGCCTCACCGACTGAGCGATGTCCTCGAAGACTACACCCCCGTTGTCCCGCAACGCCCCCAGCAGAGCTTCGGGAGGCGATGCAACGGGCTTCTCGAGCACCGGAATGTGGACCACGAGAAGTGTTGCCCCGATCAAGCGGGCCTCGCGATCCAACTCCCCGATCAAGTAGCTCAGTGCAGCCGCCGAGTCACCCTCGCTCCTCCGGGCCGCCACCCGCCGCTCGATCCACGCCTTCTTCCATCTTCCGAGAAAGAACTTGGGTGCAATTGCAGCGCGCTTGAGAGGCGAGCCACTGTTAAACGCCTCGAGATACTTCTCTCGCTTGGCTTCGAGGCCAGCGGTTTCGGTGCCCGGAACGTGCACAATCGGCACGCCGGTTTCAAGGTCGAGGAAGGGAACCTTCATGCAGAACGGGAAGTGCGACGGAGCGCAAGGCGCCAGATTCCGCCTCAGGTCGGCAAAAGTGAATCCGTAGATGACTACCGATGGCCTCAGATCCGCATTACGCCGCAGGATCTGCAAAGACTGCAAGGTGCTGTACCCGG
This bacterium DNA region includes the following protein-coding sequences:
- a CDS encoding SGNH/GDSL hydrolase family protein; translation: MAFPELIRRLGVAVIALLVSLLITEVAVRIHGRSNTFYDLEMSRYALEVKESSTNPSIGHVHRAGARARLMDVQVEINSDGFRDHDYSIEKPPGTRRLVFLGDSLTFGWGVESDQTFEARLERILNDESPTEVLNFGTGNYNTEQSVHLFFEKGLRYQPDGVVVFYFINDAEETPARSKWMGLGHSRAVTFFWSRIQAALSNLGWKRSFQDTYSSLYGDDSPGWVKAKQAFDELSSVCDRNGIDLKVVILPELHQLVDYPFAAEHELLHTFLDQQGIEYLDLVPFFANESNPRRFWVAPDDAHPNTLGHERIAVSTAPFLTDEQPTAD